The following proteins are encoded in a genomic region of Tenacibaculum sp. 190524A05c:
- the pbpC gene encoding penicillin-binding protein 1C has protein sequence MNKIKYILAKRWKRISIFLVLFLIYFFSLPKQLFKDPTSTVLLSDANELLGATIADDGQWRFPELDSVPFKFKNCVLQFEDAHFYKHFGFNPISIGKAFFENRRAKRIVRGGSTITQQVIRLSRKNKKRTYTEKLKELVLATRLEFRYSKEKILNLYSSHAPFGGNVVGLEMAAWRYYGLRPEQLSWAESATLAVLPNAPSLIYPGKNQINLKNKRDRLLKKLYKKEIIDSITYILAIEEELPQKPHLLPTLAPHFLHELKKKHSGEKVISSVDYFLQKQVNDLAKQHYQLMRQNEVHNLAALVLDVETRKILAYVGNSPTDTKHQKDVNNVISPRSTGSTLKPFLFAHMLESGDLLPTQLVKDIPTDIAGYIPKNFDLNYDGAVPANEALTRSLNIPAVRLLRKYGLQKFLQDLKDYDMQYINKSADYYGLSLVLGGAEASLWDLCKVFAGYAGTVNHYEDLKHQYYQNEFQEPKYLKDDEIDYGRISEESNRIDAGSAYLTLNTLTEVNRPLSDQAWKYYDSSQKIAWKTGTSFGNKDAWAIGTTSKYVVGVWVGNSDGEGRPDVTGVGSAAPFMFKIFDVLPKSKWFLEPFEDLIEEEVCEESGYLALPICPKVRKRISKNGVRAASCPHHKEIQLDATESYRVNSNCYPINQMKTKTWFTLSPLAAYFYKQKNPDYTKIPDYLEGCNVTEKNVIDFIFPTKFKSKLSLTKGNDGELNPVILKLTHTNPNAKIFWYLDDEFIKQTVDYHELPVKPSVGEHVITVIDDSGNEFKRILIIQ, from the coding sequence ATGAATAAGATAAAATACATTCTTGCTAAACGATGGAAAAGGATTTCTATATTTCTTGTTCTATTCTTAATTTACTTTTTCTCTCTCCCTAAACAACTGTTTAAAGATCCTACTTCAACAGTCCTTTTATCTGATGCCAATGAGTTATTAGGAGCTACAATAGCAGATGATGGGCAATGGCGTTTTCCTGAATTAGATTCTGTTCCTTTTAAATTTAAGAATTGTGTTTTACAATTTGAAGATGCTCATTTCTACAAGCATTTTGGTTTTAATCCTATTTCAATAGGTAAAGCATTTTTTGAAAATAGAAGAGCAAAAAGAATTGTAAGAGGAGGAAGTACAATTACGCAACAAGTAATTCGTCTTTCTAGAAAGAATAAAAAAAGAACATATACGGAAAAGCTAAAAGAACTGGTATTGGCTACACGTTTAGAATTTCGGTATTCTAAAGAAAAAATACTCAATTTGTATAGTTCACATGCTCCTTTTGGAGGTAATGTTGTCGGTTTAGAAATGGCGGCATGGCGTTATTACGGTTTACGTCCTGAGCAACTGTCATGGGCAGAAAGTGCAACCTTGGCTGTTTTACCAAATGCTCCTTCGTTAATTTATCCAGGAAAAAATCAAATCAATCTTAAGAACAAAAGAGATCGATTATTAAAAAAGTTGTACAAAAAAGAAATTATAGATAGTATCACTTATATATTAGCCATTGAGGAAGAACTTCCTCAAAAGCCTCATCTCTTACCTACATTAGCTCCTCATTTTCTTCATGAATTAAAAAAGAAACATTCTGGAGAAAAGGTGATAAGTTCAGTTGACTATTTTTTACAAAAGCAAGTAAATGATTTAGCCAAACAACATTATCAATTAATGCGGCAGAATGAAGTTCATAATTTAGCAGCACTTGTATTAGATGTAGAAACTAGAAAAATATTGGCATATGTTGGAAATTCTCCGACAGATACAAAACATCAAAAAGATGTAAATAATGTTATTTCTCCAAGAAGCACAGGAAGTACGTTAAAACCATTTTTATTTGCTCATATGTTAGAATCTGGTGATTTACTTCCCACACAGTTAGTGAAAGATATTCCAACAGATATTGCGGGTTATATTCCCAAAAATTTTGACTTGAATTATGACGGGGCAGTTCCTGCGAATGAAGCCTTAACAAGATCATTAAATATTCCCGCGGTTAGATTACTTCGTAAGTATGGCTTGCAAAAATTTTTACAAGACTTGAAAGATTATGATATGCAGTACATTAATAAGTCTGCAGATTATTATGGATTATCTCTAGTTTTAGGTGGTGCAGAAGCAAGTTTATGGGATTTGTGTAAAGTTTTTGCTGGTTATGCAGGTACAGTAAATCATTACGAAGATTTAAAGCATCAATATTATCAAAATGAATTTCAAGAACCGAAGTATCTTAAAGATGATGAAATAGATTATGGTAGAATTTCTGAAGAATCAAATCGTATTGATGCAGGTTCAGCTTATCTCACATTGAATACGCTGACAGAGGTAAATCGACCATTATCGGATCAAGCTTGGAAGTATTATGATTCTTCTCAGAAAATAGCTTGGAAAACAGGAACAAGTTTTGGGAATAAAGATGCTTGGGCAATTGGAACAACATCTAAATATGTAGTTGGAGTTTGGGTAGGTAATTCAGATGGAGAAGGAAGACCTGATGTTACGGGTGTTGGAAGTGCTGCTCCATTTATGTTCAAAATATTTGATGTTTTACCCAAATCTAAATGGTTTTTAGAGCCTTTTGAAGATCTTATAGAAGAAGAGGTTTGTGAGGAAAGTGGATATTTAGCATTGCCAATTTGTCCAAAAGTGAGAAAGAGAATTTCAAAGAATGGTGTTAGAGCAGCATCATGTCCACATCACAAGGAGATACAATTAGATGCAACCGAAAGTTATAGAGTTAATTCCAATTGTTATCCAATTAATCAAATGAAAACCAAAACTTGGTTTACCTTATCACCATTAGCAGCGTATTTTTATAAACAAAAAAATCCTGATTATACCAAGATTCCTGATTACTTAGAAGGATGTAACGTTACAGAGAAGAATGTTATTGATTTTATATTTCCTACAAAATTTAAATCTAAGCTATCTCTTACTAAGGGGAACGATGGAGAATTGAATCCAGTTATCCTAAAATTAACACACACAAACCCAAATGCTAAGATATTTTGGTATTTGGATGATGAGTTTATAAAGCAAACTGTTGATTATCATGAACTACCAGTTAAACCTAGTGTTGGAGAGCATGTGATAACAGTAATTGATGATTCTGGGAATGAGTTTAAAAGAATATTAATTATTCAATAA
- a CDS encoding cation:proton antiporter, giving the protein MLELAGIIILGILAQWVAWKLKIPAILPLILIGLLVGPVAAEFLSENGSKWIEPIWNGEKGLFPGEGLFYFVSLAISIILFEGGLTLKKSEINNVGPVITKLITLGSVVTFFLAGIFAHYIFDLSWELSLLFSSLIIVTGPTVISPILRNIPLKKDVAAVLKWEGILIDPIGALVAVLVFEFISVGGEDGFTQTALIEFFKIILFGSSLGFVFAKALIFFINRKFVPHYLLNVVSLSMVLLVFVLSDLLAHESGLLAVVVMGMVIANSKLKSFDELLYFKESLTVLLISILFILLAANMDMAQLELIYNWKTVLLFALVVFVVRPLGVFLSTHKSTLQLNEKIFISWVGPRGIVAAGIASLFGTKLMKQGVEGANYITPLVFMVVLGTVLLNATTARMLSKMIGVFLKKSEAIVFVGASRSARLIAKFLIDNNRRVILLDSNKDYVNDAKEMGIEAFNIDIYNDNLDSNVELSDVGYLIAMTGSDVINKYALERFSDVFGEMGAYRLATSREVTSKNPENSDTLFTANDDFINLTETIRDFPKINELKVSSSEDFKEKVQVINENDSAIPLFLKSNAQIKILAEVNEQDIKENDVIVYVGQEVA; this is encoded by the coding sequence ATGTTAGAACTAGCAGGTATAATAATATTAGGAATTTTAGCACAATGGGTAGCATGGAAATTAAAAATCCCAGCTATTTTACCATTAATCTTAATAGGACTTTTAGTTGGTCCTGTAGCTGCTGAATTCTTAAGTGAAAATGGAAGTAAATGGATAGAACCTATTTGGAATGGTGAGAAAGGATTATTTCCTGGAGAAGGTTTGTTCTATTTTGTTTCCTTAGCTATTAGTATTATACTTTTTGAAGGAGGATTAACATTGAAGAAAAGCGAAATCAATAATGTTGGTCCGGTTATTACAAAACTTATTACTTTAGGTTCTGTTGTAACATTCTTTTTAGCTGGTATTTTCGCTCATTATATTTTCGATCTGAGTTGGGAATTATCCTTGCTATTTTCATCATTAATTATTGTTACAGGTCCAACAGTAATTTCTCCAATTTTGAGAAATATCCCACTTAAAAAAGATGTGGCTGCTGTATTAAAATGGGAAGGAATTCTTATTGATCCAATTGGGGCATTAGTAGCGGTACTTGTATTTGAATTTATTAGTGTAGGAGGAGAGGATGGTTTTACGCAAACCGCACTAATCGAATTCTTTAAGATTATTTTATTTGGATCATCTTTAGGATTTGTTTTTGCAAAAGCATTAATTTTCTTTATCAATAGAAAGTTTGTTCCTCATTATTTATTGAATGTAGTATCATTATCAATGGTATTATTGGTTTTTGTATTATCTGACTTATTAGCGCATGAATCTGGACTACTAGCAGTTGTGGTTATGGGAATGGTAATTGCTAACAGTAAATTAAAAAGCTTTGATGAATTACTATATTTCAAGGAATCGTTAACAGTTTTATTAATATCAATATTATTCATTTTACTCGCGGCTAATATGGATATGGCTCAGTTGGAGTTAATTTATAACTGGAAAACAGTTTTACTATTTGCTTTAGTAGTTTTTGTTGTTCGTCCGTTAGGTGTGTTTTTAAGTACACATAAATCAACTTTACAGTTGAACGAGAAAATTTTTATCAGCTGGGTAGGACCAAGAGGTATTGTTGCTGCAGGTATAGCTTCTCTATTTGGAACTAAACTGATGAAACAAGGAGTAGAAGGCGCAAACTATATTACACCATTGGTATTTATGGTTGTATTGGGTACAGTACTTCTGAATGCAACAACTGCAAGAATGTTGTCTAAAATGATAGGTGTTTTCTTAAAGAAATCTGAGGCTATTGTGTTTGTTGGAGCATCTAGATCTGCTCGATTAATTGCGAAGTTTTTAATTGATAACAATCGAAGAGTAATTTTATTAGATAGTAATAAAGATTATGTGAATGATGCAAAAGAAATGGGCATCGAAGCATTTAATATTGATATTTATAATGATAATTTAGATAGTAATGTTGAGTTAAGCGATGTTGGGTATTTAATTGCCATGACAGGTAGTGATGTAATTAATAAATATGCATTAGAACGCTTTTCTGATGTCTTTGGAGAAATGGGAGCATACAGACTTGCAACATCTAGAGAAGTTACCTCAAAGAATCCTGAAAACTCGGATACACTATTCACTGCGAATGACGACTTTATTAACTTAACAGAAACGATTAGAGATTTTCCAAAAATCAATGAGTTAAAAGTTTCTTCATCAGAGGACTTTAAAGAAAAAGTTCAAGTTATAAATGAAAATGATAGTGCTATTCCTTTATTCTTAAAATCTAATGCTCAAATTAAGATTTTAGCTGAGGTAAATGAACAAGACATAAAAGAGAATGATGTAATTGTTTATGTAGGTCAGGAAGTTGCATAA
- a CDS encoding GEVED domain-containing protein has translation MKKQLSIVLFLVSFIAMAQKTKHKPFYRGAISSVEYVAPLSQRSADLVPFKNVFKEAKDKKSMGNEIVAGKDPQNQDDYFKRNKHPQEQSVRMRNAGLVFDTYSSNSQPTDPSLAVGPNHVMVVFNTGFMIYDKQGNELLGETAPNPAIFPSGGCCDLTVSYDNAADRWVLSFLNGAGAGAQIAVSDGPNPLTAGWYIYNISQIQDYQKLSVWSDGYYITDNTNGSNRVWALERSAMLAGNSNAGILGFNLPNIRTSGFYSPQVLSVTDNNLPATGGATVVYMQDNAWTGVSVDHVKVWTIDVNWSNTSSSTVSNPQEITVTPFIGVFDGGSFSNLPQPNGGATIDALQATIMNQAQFRKFSTHNSAVFNFVVDTDASSGKLAGIRWMEFRQSGDNQPWSLYQEGTYNAPDSRHAWNASLAMDASGNIGMGYTSLSSSASSNTTRVSSYFTGRSNGDPLGTMTAMEGLIANGNQNIPGTRYGDYSKIDVDPSNNSTFWYITEYMNNGRKGVIGTFEMQPAGPPDTESPTNPSNLTVSNIGGTTATLNWTAATDNVGVARYLISIDGNQVGTSSTTSFNVTGLSPTTQYTASVITQDAAGNNSGSVSVTFTTTAAQVTYCDSSSNNVNDEFISNVTLNTINNNSGAQFYSDFTSISTNLSEGQQYTVSVTPTWTGTTYAEGYAVWIDYNNNGDFTDSGELVWSKSPSTDTNNSGSFTVPNGTAKTAVRMRVSMKYNGIPSSCENFTYGEVEDYTINLEEGNGNGGGTPGVIAGYSFETDREGWSDPGSDCARINSPSRSYDGSFSMRLRDDTSTSNTVSPVLDLSGNTEVTFEFFAFINSFETGEDFFVEFFNGTSYEVIGNYVVGVDYNNEEFFTDKITLSSNDFNFNANNRFRFRCDASGNADRVYFDQITISGDNVSSVRDTTEEDTPTPGDELISFTEESLKKIKLYPNPANNILNIEILNGEFEEMTIYSVTGRIVYSTKEKVRNKSTVDVTQFAAGNYFVKFVSNGKAVTKRFIKK, from the coding sequence ATGAAAAAACAATTATCCATTGTTTTATTCTTGGTGTCATTTATTGCAATGGCCCAAAAGACCAAACACAAACCATTTTATCGAGGAGCAATTTCATCTGTTGAATATGTTGCTCCGTTATCCCAAAGATCTGCTGATCTAGTTCCTTTTAAAAACGTTTTCAAGGAGGCTAAAGACAAAAAATCAATGGGAAATGAGATTGTAGCTGGTAAAGACCCCCAAAATCAAGATGATTATTTCAAAAGGAATAAACATCCACAAGAACAAAGTGTAAGAATGAGAAATGCTGGCTTAGTATTCGATACTTACTCTTCAAACTCTCAACCAACGGATCCTTCACTAGCCGTTGGTCCTAATCATGTTATGGTAGTATTTAACACTGGATTCATGATTTATGACAAACAAGGAAACGAATTATTAGGAGAAACAGCACCAAATCCTGCGATTTTCCCATCAGGAGGATGTTGTGACCTTACCGTTTCTTATGATAATGCCGCTGACAGATGGGTATTATCTTTTTTAAACGGAGCTGGTGCAGGTGCACAAATTGCAGTTTCCGATGGACCTAATCCTTTAACTGCTGGATGGTATATTTATAATATATCTCAAATCCAAGATTATCAAAAATTATCTGTTTGGAGTGATGGTTATTACATTACAGATAACACTAATGGTTCTAATCGCGTATGGGCTTTAGAAAGAAGTGCTATGCTTGCTGGAAATTCTAACGCAGGAATTTTAGGATTTAACTTGCCTAACATCAGAACTAGTGGTTTTTATAGTCCGCAAGTATTAAGTGTTACAGATAATAATTTACCAGCAACTGGTGGTGCAACAGTGGTGTATATGCAAGATAACGCCTGGACAGGTGTTTCAGTTGATCATGTAAAGGTTTGGACCATTGACGTCAATTGGTCGAACACATCTAGTTCTACAGTTTCTAATCCACAAGAAATTACAGTAACACCATTTATTGGAGTTTTTGATGGTGGAAGTTTCTCTAACTTACCTCAACCTAATGGAGGTGCAACAATTGATGCCTTACAAGCTACAATTATGAATCAGGCTCAATTTAGAAAGTTTAGCACTCATAATTCTGCAGTATTCAATTTTGTAGTAGATACTGATGCTTCTTCAGGAAAATTAGCTGGTATCCGTTGGATGGAATTTCGTCAAAGTGGTGATAACCAACCATGGTCATTGTATCAAGAAGGAACATACAATGCACCAGACTCTAGACATGCGTGGAATGCTAGTTTAGCAATGGATGCAAGTGGTAATATTGGAATGGGATATACTTCGTTATCTAGTTCTGCAAGTTCTAATACAACACGTGTAAGTTCATATTTTACTGGAAGATCTAATGGTGATCCTTTAGGAACTATGACTGCCATGGAAGGTTTAATCGCAAATGGTAATCAAAATATTCCAGGAACTCGTTATGGAGATTATAGTAAAATAGATGTTGACCCTTCTAATAATAGTACATTCTGGTATATTACAGAATATATGAATAACGGAAGAAAAGGTGTAATCGGTACTTTTGAAATGCAACCTGCTGGTCCACCAGATACGGAATCACCAACGAATCCTTCAAACTTAACAGTTTCAAATATTGGAGGAACAACAGCTACTTTAAATTGGACAGCTGCAACAGATAATGTTGGAGTTGCGAGATATTTAATTTCAATCGATGGTAACCAAGTAGGAACATCAAGTACGACATCATTTAATGTTACAGGATTATCTCCAACAACACAGTATACAGCTTCTGTAATTACTCAAGATGCAGCTGGTAATAATTCAGGAAGTGTTAGTGTAACTTTTACCACAACTGCTGCACAAGTAACCTATTGTGATTCTTCGAGTAACAATGTTAATGATGAGTTTATTAGTAATGTTACTTTAAATACAATAAACAATAATTCTGGAGCTCAATTCTACTCTGATTTTACAAGTATTTCTACCAACTTAAGTGAAGGACAACAATACACTGTTAGCGTTACTCCAACTTGGACTGGAACAACTTACGCTGAAGGTTACGCTGTTTGGATTGATTATAATAACAATGGTGATTTCACAGATAGTGGTGAATTGGTATGGTCTAAATCTCCATCTACTGACACTAATAATAGCGGTTCTTTTACAGTTCCAAATGGTACTGCAAAAACTGCCGTAAGAATGAGAGTTTCTATGAAGTATAACGGAATTCCATCTTCTTGTGAAAACTTTACTTATGGTGAAGTTGAAGATTATACAATAAACTTAGAAGAAGGTAATGGTAACGGTGGCGGAACACCTGGTGTTATTGCTGGATATAGTTTTGAAACAGATCGTGAAGGATGGAGCGATCCAGGAAGTGACTGTGCACGAATTAACAGTCCATCTAGATCTTATGATGGAAGCTTTTCTATGAGACTTAGAGATGATACTAGTACTTCGAACACGGTTTCTCCTGTTTTAGATCTTTCTGGTAACACTGAAGTTACTTTTGAGTTCTTTGCCTTCATTAATAGTTTCGAAACCGGAGAGGATTTCTTCGTAGAATTTTTCAACGGAACTTCATATGAAGTTATTGGAAACTATGTAGTTGGAGTTGATTATAATAATGAGGAATTCTTTACTGATAAAATCACCTTAAGTAGTAACGATTTCAATTTCAATGCTAATAATCGTTTCCGTTTCCGTTGTGATGCAAGTGGAAATGCGGATCGTGTATATTTTGATCAAATCACAATTAGCGGTGATAATGTAAGCTCTGTAAGAGATACGACAGAAGAAGATACACCGACTCCTGGAGATGAATTAATCTCTTTTACAGAAGAATCTTTAAAGAAGATTAAGTTATATCCAAATCCTGCAAATAATATCTTAAATATTGAGATTTTAAATGGAGAATTTGAAGAGATGACTATTTATTCTGTAACGGGAAGAATTGTGTATAGTACTAAAGAAAAAGTAAGAAATAAATCAACTGTAGATGTTACTCAATTTGCTGCTGGAAACTATTTTGTAAAATTTGTTTCTAACGGTAAAGCAGTAACTAAGAGGTTTATTAAGAAATAA